One window from the genome of Streptomyces sp. NBC_00708 encodes:
- a CDS encoding acyltransferase, translated as MPGSPVPSTASPSAPDRPRAARLPSLTGMRFLAALLVFAFHTTFQTRFIGGGFGDTLSDCFANAGFYGVTFFFVLSGFVLTWSARPAEGAPRVWRRRLVKIFPNHLVTFAVAAVLMAATSEVFTTKGVLANLFLVQAWIPEIQVPNTMNAVSWSLSCELFFYLAFPFLLPVLERLTARRLWTLAGALAALTVLVPAVSSWTVAGTPLPFIADGSLSFEQIWSVYFFPPVRAIEFVLGMIAARLVLTGALPRIGLLPAAAIAVGGYVLNSSVPYLYGVAGTGALWLAPLVVAAAQADVRETASPFRGRVLVRLGELSFAFYMVHGLVVTYGHKWLVADANPSGAAAAALLLAALLTALALALALYSWVEAPAVRRFSAPRAKKPAGPAPAVVPLTVLEAGE; from the coding sequence ATGCCAGGCTCACCCGTCCCATCCACCGCTTCCCCGTCCGCCCCGGACCGGCCGCGGGCCGCCCGGCTGCCGTCCCTCACCGGGATGCGCTTCCTGGCGGCCCTGCTGGTCTTCGCCTTCCACACCACGTTCCAGACCCGGTTCATCGGCGGCGGCTTCGGCGACACACTGAGCGACTGTTTCGCCAACGCCGGGTTCTACGGGGTGACGTTCTTCTTCGTGCTCAGCGGCTTCGTCCTGACCTGGTCGGCGCGGCCCGCGGAGGGCGCGCCCCGGGTCTGGCGGCGCAGACTGGTGAAGATCTTCCCCAACCACCTGGTCACGTTCGCCGTCGCCGCCGTCCTGATGGCGGCGACGTCCGAGGTGTTCACCACGAAGGGCGTCCTGGCCAACCTCTTCCTGGTCCAGGCGTGGATACCGGAGATCCAGGTCCCCAACACGATGAACGCGGTCAGCTGGTCGCTGTCGTGCGAGCTGTTCTTCTACCTCGCCTTCCCGTTCCTGCTGCCGGTCCTGGAGCGGCTGACGGCCCGCCGGCTGTGGACGCTCGCCGGGGCGCTCGCCGCCCTCACCGTCCTGGTGCCGGCCGTCAGCAGCTGGACGGTGGCCGGAACCCCGCTGCCGTTCATCGCCGACGGCTCGCTGTCCTTCGAGCAGATCTGGTCCGTCTACTTCTTCCCGCCGGTGCGGGCGATCGAGTTCGTGCTCGGCATGATCGCCGCGCGGCTGGTGCTGACCGGCGCCCTGCCCCGTATCGGACTGCTGCCCGCCGCCGCGATCGCCGTCGGCGGGTACGTGCTCAACTCCTCGGTGCCGTACCTGTACGGGGTGGCCGGCACCGGCGCCCTGTGGCTGGCCCCGCTGGTCGTCGCCGCCGCGCAGGCCGACGTCCGGGAGACCGCCTCGCCGTTCCGGGGGCGGGTGCTGGTGCGGCTCGGGGAGCTGTCGTTCGCGTTCTACATGGTGCACGGGCTGGTGGTGACGTACGGCCACAAGTGGCTCGTGGCCGACGCGAACCCGTCCGGCGCCGCGGCGGCCGCGCTGCTGCTCGCCGCCCTGCTGACCGCCCTGGCCCTGGCCCTGGCTCTGTACAGCTGGGTCGAGGCGCCCGCCGTACGGCGGTTCAGTGCTCCTCGCGCGAAGAAGCCGGCGGGCCCCGCGCCCGCCGTCGTCCCACTCACTGTCCTGGAGGCCGGGGAATGA
- a CDS encoding cytochrome P450, which produces MTETSTAAPADARELPAYPQARGCPYQPPAGYDTYREQGPVSLVELYNGRRVWAVSGHAEARQVLLDAATYSSDRVHPHYPATAPRFESARKVRNFIGMDPPEHTVQRRMLLTNFTVRKVQALRPGIQRLVDELIDAIEAKGPVADLVPDFALPVPSVVICELLGVPYTDHAFFEQQSRRVVTGTTSLEDSADAFAQLASYLDGLIRRKEQEPGDGLLDTLIAEQLSTGALTRRDLVDIALLLLVAGHETTASAIALGVLTLLENPEQLAALRADETLLPGAVEELLRYMAIADGVARFATVDTELGGHQVKAGDGVIVVISSANRDDEAFPAADAFDVGRGARHHISFGHGVHQCIGQNLARAEMEIALSTLFRRLPGLRLAEPSGQLPVKEPGGVQGIWRLPVTW; this is translated from the coding sequence ATGACCGAGACCAGCACCGCAGCACCCGCCGACGCACGCGAACTGCCCGCCTACCCGCAGGCACGCGGCTGCCCCTACCAGCCGCCCGCCGGCTACGACACGTACCGGGAGCAGGGCCCCGTCTCCCTGGTGGAGCTGTACAACGGCCGCCGGGTGTGGGCGGTGAGCGGGCACGCGGAGGCGCGGCAGGTCCTGCTCGACGCGGCCACGTACTCCTCCGACCGGGTCCATCCGCACTACCCGGCCACCGCCCCGCGTTTCGAGTCGGCGCGCAAGGTGCGCAACTTCATCGGCATGGACCCGCCGGAGCACACCGTGCAGCGGCGCATGCTGCTCACCAACTTCACCGTCCGCAAGGTGCAGGCGCTGCGGCCCGGCATCCAGCGGCTGGTCGACGAGCTGATCGACGCGATCGAGGCGAAGGGCCCGGTCGCCGACCTCGTCCCGGACTTCGCCCTGCCGGTCCCGTCCGTCGTCATCTGCGAACTGCTCGGCGTGCCGTACACCGATCACGCCTTCTTCGAGCAGCAGTCGCGGCGGGTGGTGACCGGGACGACGAGCCTGGAGGACAGCGCCGACGCGTTCGCCCAGCTCGCCTCGTATCTCGACGGGCTGATCCGGCGCAAGGAGCAGGAGCCCGGCGACGGGCTGCTGGACACCCTGATCGCGGAACAGCTGTCCACGGGCGCGCTGACCCGCCGCGACCTGGTCGACATCGCGCTGCTGCTCCTGGTGGCCGGGCACGAGACCACCGCGAGCGCCATCGCGCTCGGTGTGCTGACCCTGCTGGAGAACCCGGAGCAGCTGGCGGCCCTGCGCGCCGACGAGACGCTGCTGCCGGGCGCGGTCGAGGAGCTGCTGCGGTACATGGCGATCGCCGACGGGGTCGCCCGGTTCGCGACGGTCGACACGGAACTGGGCGGGCACCAGGTGAAGGCGGGTGACGGGGTGATCGTCGTCATCTCCTCGGCCAACCGGGACGACGAGGCGTTCCCGGCCGCCGACGCCTTCGACGTCGGGCGCGGCGCACGCCACCACATCTCCTTCGGGCACGGCGTCCATCAGTGCATCGGCCAGAACCTGGCCAGGGCCGAGATGGAGATCGCGCTGTCCACACTCTTCCGCCGGCTGCCGGGGCTGCGCCTCGCCGAACCCTCGGGGCAGCTGCCGGTCAAGGAACCGGGCGGGGTCCAGGGCATCTGGCGCCTGCCCGTCACCTGGTGA
- a CDS encoding ferredoxin translates to MHIKADTQRCLGAGQCVLSAPDRFDQSDEGTVLVLEDRVDGPAEEARLRDTVALCPSQAIALEA, encoded by the coding sequence ATGCACATCAAGGCCGATACACAGCGGTGTCTGGGCGCGGGTCAGTGCGTCCTGTCCGCGCCCGACCGCTTCGACCAGTCCGACGAGGGCACGGTCCTGGTCCTGGAGGACCGGGTGGACGGTCCGGCCGAGGAGGCGAGGCTGCGGGACACCGTGGCGCTCTGCCCCTCGCAGGCCATCGCTCTGGAGGCCTGA
- a CDS encoding alpha/beta hydrolase, giving the protein MPVTGRLADAVADHRAGPRPLGELPAVPGAEVSERWIPGAPGAPRVRVRIYRPAGAGATLPAVVWIHGGGFVLGNVDSVHHSAAQAAVFASAVVVAVSYRLAPEDPFPAGLDDCWAALEWTAGNAAEIGADPGRLAVAGASSGGCLAAGLALLARDRGGPALVFQHLSTPVLDDRLETDSMTAFTDTPIWNRRLAQESWELYLGGRAELPAHAAPARAADLGGLPPAYLSTAGLDPLRDEGLLYGLRLARAGVPVEVHNYPGAYHAFGGWADSPDGPDADEPHRVALEHLTALRRGLHAGGPGAI; this is encoded by the coding sequence ATGCCGGTGACGGGACGGCTGGCCGACGCGGTCGCGGACCACCGGGCGGGCCCCCGGCCGCTGGGTGAACTCCCGGCGGTGCCGGGGGCCGAGGTGTCGGAGCGGTGGATTCCGGGCGCACCCGGGGCGCCCCGGGTGCGGGTACGGATCTACCGCCCGGCCGGGGCGGGGGCGACGCTGCCCGCCGTGGTGTGGATCCACGGCGGGGGCTTCGTCCTCGGCAATGTGGACTCCGTCCACCACTCGGCCGCCCAGGCGGCGGTGTTCGCCTCGGCGGTGGTCGTGGCGGTGTCCTACCGGCTGGCGCCGGAAGACCCGTTCCCGGCGGGGCTCGACGACTGCTGGGCCGCGCTGGAGTGGACCGCCGGGAACGCGGCGGAGATCGGCGCGGACCCCGGCCGGCTGGCGGTCGCGGGGGCCAGTTCCGGGGGCTGCCTGGCCGCCGGTCTGGCCCTGCTCGCCCGGGACCGGGGCGGCCCGGCCCTCGTCTTCCAGCACCTGAGCACCCCGGTGCTCGACGACCGGCTGGAGACGGACTCGATGACGGCGTTCACGGACACCCCCATCTGGAACCGCCGTCTGGCACAGGAGAGCTGGGAGCTGTACCTGGGCGGCCGGGCCGAACTCCCCGCGCACGCCGCACCGGCGCGCGCCGCGGACCTGGGCGGGCTGCCCCCGGCGTACCTCTCGACGGCGGGGCTCGATCCGCTGCGCGACGAGGGCCTGCTGTACGGGCTCCGCCTGGCGCGGGCCGGGGTGCCGGTGGAGGTGCACAACTACCCCGGCGCGTACCACGCGTTCGGCGGCTGGGCGGACAGCCCGGACGGGCCGGACGCCGACGAGCCGCACCGCGTCGCGCTGGAGCACCTGACCGCGCTGCGGCGCGGGCTGCACGCGGGCGGGCCGGGGGCGATTTAG